The DNA sequence GGCGCTTTCGCGCATGCCCAGGAAATTCCTTATACCATTCCGGAATTCACTTTTTACAAGATGGACGACACGCCCTTTACGCGGGAAGACCTTAGCAGGACCAGTAATATCGTCTTTGTTTTCTTCAGTACTACCTGTCATCATTGCCAGGACGAGACCCGGGCTATGGGCGAACATTCCGGCGATTTCGACCAGTCCACCCTTTATTTTATTTCGAAAGAAAACAAAAGCGATATCCGCAAATTCATGGACACCTATGGAAAGCAGCTGAAAGACAAGTCCAATGTACATGTACTCCGGGACCCGCAGAGCGAATTTGTACTGAAATTCAACCCGACGCAATATCCTTCGGTTTACATTTATACACCCACCCGCCAGCTGGTAAAACATTTCAGCGGGGAAACGCCTATTTCCGAAATTACCGCGGCGCTCAAATAAAATGGGTGTCACTAATCGCAACCCTTACCGTCCGGACGGGCCCCGGGGCCGTTCAATAATACCGGCCGATCATCGGGTGGTCAACAATAGCCCTTTTGAGTTCCAGCAGGTCCACGGGTCCCTGCTGGCGGTAAACTACTTTTCCACCAGGCTCTACTAACACAGTATAGGGTAAAGCGCCGTCCCATTCGGAGTCAATGGCTTCAATGAGCGCATATTTGTCCTCTT is a window from the Anseongella ginsenosidimutans genome containing:
- a CDS encoding TlpA family protein disulfide reductase; protein product: MCRKIIVSFLFFFCAGAFAHAQEIPYTIPEFTFYKMDDTPFTREDLSRTSNIVFVFFSTTCHHCQDETRAMGEHSGDFDQSTLYFISKENKSDIRKFMDTYGKQLKDKSNVHVLRDPQSEFVLKFNPTQYPSVYIYTPTRQLVKHFSGETPISEITAALK